The following proteins come from a genomic window of Pieris napi chromosome 15, ilPieNapi1.2, whole genome shotgun sequence:
- the LOC125056708 gene encoding 2',5'-phosphodiesterase 12 — MLNRFTIFIRDLHSLVKLSTISRMNIDKCYFRHIPSEDKIDITFLLKVKETIRQFNLNRKTSEVVQNLCTRIGVNVQKAVNKKIKKKDSKENTSVEVQIFYNNGDVVSATHTCIELFQLKGPIKIKIYDHLYDVVFNSPWVLNFNLPKSILVGFPVYPEHLESNYMEKELSDFNWYRGKVVNENGNSIIDSHVKWDFIKNSFNYTPVSKDIGMKLKLECIPKNSFMAGPSVEVISKHIVQAGPGPCPFELRHFFTKDRLADKSFRCVTYNILADLYCDSDYTRTVLHPYCPSYALEIDYRKQLILKELTGYNADIICLQEVDNKIFDYSLSCVLQMEGLKGLFYKKGKSVAEGLACFYRENRFRCLGDDQILLSTAVQTESYLQHIWDAVRDNDELKKRLLDRSTVASATFLQSCDNENEIIIVGNTHLYFHPDADHIRLIQGGIIIYWLKNIQYKLKTQYPDKRISMIVCGDFNSDPLSGIYKLYTTGHAPSNLPDWKSNPEQAITGLSLEQPILLGSACGTPQYTNFTAGFAECLDYIYYDINNLEVEQVVPFPSVEELNAHVALPSIVFPSDHIAVVSDLKFK; from the exons ATGTTAAATAGGTTTACGATATTTATTAGGGATTTGCATTCTTTAGTTAAACTATCAACAATAAGTAGAATGAATATAGATAAATGCTACTTCAGACATATACCCAGTGAAGATAAAATAGATATAACTTTTTTGCTAAAAGTTAAAGAAACGATACGgcagtttaatttaaatcggAAAACTTCGGAAGTAGTACAAAACTTATGTACTCGTATAGGAGTCAATGTTCAAAAagcagtaaataaaaaaataaagaagaaagattCTAAAGAAAACACCAGCGTTGAAgttcaaattttttataataatggtGATGTGGTCTCTGCCACTCATACATGCATAGAACTGTTTCAATTAAAAGGTcctataaagataaaaatctatGATCATCTTTATGATGTAGTATTTAATTCACCATGGGTcctgaattttaatttaccaaaaagCATTTTAGTAGGCTTTCCTGTCTACCCTGAGCATTTAGAATCAAACTATATGGAAAAGGAATTAAGTGATTTCAATTGGTATAGAGGAAAAGTGGTAAATGAAAATGGGAATTCCATAATTGACAGCCATGTTAAATgggattttataaaaaattcttttaattaCACTCCAGTTTCTAAGGATATTGGAATGAAATTAAAGTTAGAATGTATTCCAA aaaACTCTTTTATGGCTGGGCCAAGTGTTGAAGTAATTTCAAAACATATTGTACAAGCTGGTCCTGGCCcatgcccttttgaattgaGACATTTCTTTACCAAAGATAGATTAGCAGATAAAAG ttttcGTTGTGTGACATATAACATACTAGCTGATCTATATTGTGATTCTGATTACACAAGAACAGTGTTACATCCATATTGCCCATCATATGCATTAGAAATTGATTAtcgaaaacaattaatattaaaggaACTAACAG GATATAATGCTGATATAATTTGCCTGCAAGAAGTGGATAACAAAATTTTCGACTATTCTTTAAGCTGTGTATTACAAATGGAAGGCctaaaaggtttattttacaaaaaaggaAAGTCTGTTGCTGAAGGGCTTGCTTGTTTTTATAGAGAAAATAGGTTTAG ATGTTTAGGGGATGATCAAATTCTCCTATCAACTGCTGTACAAACTGAATCTTATTTACAGCATATTTGGGATGCAGTTCGAGATAATGATGAATTAAAGAAACGGCTCTTAGACCGATCAACGGTAGCAAGTGCTACATTTTTACAGTCCTGTgataatgaaaatgaaataattattgttggtAATACACATTTGTATTTTCATCCAGATGCAGATCACATACGACTAATTCAGGgaggaattattatttattggttaaagaatattcaatataaattaaagacacag TATCCTGATAAGAGGATATCAATGATAGTGTGTGGTGACTTCAATAGTGATCCTCTATCTGGAATTTATAAACTATACACTACAGGACATGCGCCCAGTAATTTACCTGACTGGAAATCAA ACCCTGAACAAGCCATAACTGGTCTTAGTCTCGAACAACCAATTCTTCTTGGCAGTGCTTGTGGAACACCACAATACACAAATTTTACTGCAGGATTTGCAGAATGTCttgactatatttattatgatataaataatctgGAAGTTGAGCAg GTCGTGCCTTTTCCAAGCGTTGAAGAATTAAATGCTCATGTAGCACTACCAAGTATAGTATTTCCGTCAGATCACATAGCTGTAGTGTCAGATTTGAAGttcaaataa
- the LOC125056460 gene encoding protein transport protein Sec61 subunit beta — protein sequence MPAAPSSTSVGSGSRSPSKASIAPRASSGGTVRQRKTTTTTTAARSRTTGAGSGGMWRFYTDDSPGVKVGPVPVLVMSLLFIASVFMLHIWGKYTRA from the exons ATG CCTGCTGCTCCGAGTTCTACATCGGTGGGATCAGGTAGTCGTTCACCAAGCAAAGCCTCAATAGCTCCAAGAGCTTCAAGTGGTGGTACTGTACGTCAAAGAAAGACTACAACAACAACCACTGCTGCTCGCAGCCGAACTACCGGCGCAGGATCTGGTGGCATGTGGCGCTTTTACACTGATGATTCCCCTGGCGTTAAAGT AGGTCCAGTACCAGTGTTGGTTATGTCTCTTCTATTCATTGCATCAGTTTTTATGCTACACATCTGGGGAAAATACACTAGGgcttaa
- the LOC125056459 gene encoding frizzled-7 isoform X1 yields the protein MGKIWMLFIHSLFQLFIISESSRVPIYQGDILPHHGRCEPITIQYCQQIRYNETIFPNLIDHVKQEDAGSEVYSIFTPLIKNNCSPDLKAFLCSVYAPVCTILDTPIPPCRHLCEIVQLDCNERVKHFGFQWPDHLNCSKFPVKTDESVMCFGNNNVSQASRNSQERRLPKVEYKSSIDRDPAKLHGAKNYGFVCPVQFKIPKNFDLEYSLKVGDKVEHDCGAPCNGMFFSKDEKNFARLWIGVWATLCASSCLFTVLTFLIDTDRFRYPERPIIFLSVCYLMVATAYIIGWGAGDSVSCQGPFSMTVSGTKLPNILVITQGTKHEPCTILFMILYFFSMASSIWWVILTLTWFLAAGLKWGHEAIEANSQYFHLAAWAVPAVKTISILAMGNVDGDVLSGVCYVGLWDAEALRGFVLVPLCAYLVLGTIFLLAGFVSLFRIRTVMKHDGTKTDKLEKLMIRIGIFGVLYTVPALIVIACLFYEQAHFDSWMITWHRDMCSSPKYSIPCPFTKQEADRPKFEMFIIKYLMTMIVGITSSFWIWSSKTIVTWRQFFDKVKGRRVEAYISGLVKF from the exons ATGGGAAAAATATGGATGTTGTTTATACACTCATTGTTTcagttgtttattatttctgaAAGTTCACGTGTTCCTATTTATCAAGGAGATATATTACCTCACCATGGTCGTTGTGAACCAATTACTATTCAATATTGCCAACAGATAAGATATAATGAGACGATTTTCCCAAACTTAATTGATCACGTTAAACAAGAAGATGCTGGATCTGAAGTTTACAGTATTTTTACTccacttataaaaaataattgttcacCAGATTTAAAAGCTTTCCTATGTTCAGTGTATGCTCCTGTATGCACCATATTGGATACACCAATACCTCCATGTCGTCATTTATGCGAAATAGTTCAACTTGATTGCAATGAACGCGTAAAACATTTTGGATTTCAATGGCCTGACCATTTAAACTGTTCAAAGTTTCCAGTTAAGACTGATGAAAGTGTTATGTGTTttggtaataataatgtttctcAGGCATCTCGTAACTCACAAGAACGAAGGCTTCCAAAAGTTGAATATAAATCTAGCATTGACAGAGACCCAGCTAAATTACATGGAGCTAAAAATTATGGGTTTGTTTGCCctgtacaatttaaaatacctaaaaattttgatttggAATATTCTCTTAAAGTTGGAGATAAAGTTGAGCATGATTGTGGGGCACCCTGTAATGGAATGTTTTTCAGCAAGGACGAAAAGAACTTTGCTAGACTATGGATTGGTGTTTGGGCAACACTATGTGCATCCAGTTGCCTTTTTACAGTACTCACATTTTTAATTGACACTGATAGATTTAGATACCCAGAAAGACCAATAATATTTCTGTCAGTATGTTACTTAATGGTAGCCACTGCATACATTATTGGATGGGGGGCTGGAGACAGTGTCAGTTGTCAAGGTCCATTTTCAATGACTGTGAGTGGAACAAAATTACCAAATATCTTGGTTATAACTCAAGGAACTAAACATGAACCATGCACAATTCTGTTTATGATTCTATATTTCTTTAGTATGGCATCAAGTATTTGGTGGGTTATATTAACACTAACATGGTTCTTGGCAGCTGGTCTTAAATGGGGCCATGAAGCAATTGAAGCTAACTCTCAATATTTTCACTTAGCAGCTTGGGCAGTCCCTGCAGTTAAAACTATATCAATATTGGCCATGGGTAATGTTGATG GGGATGTCTTATCAGGAGTATGCTATGTTGGATTATGGGATGCTGAAGCTCTTAGAGGATTTGTTTTGGTCCCTCTATGTGCTTATTTAGTATTGGGAACCATATTTCTACTTGCAGGATTTGTTTCTTTGTTCAGGATAAGAACTGTCATGAAACATGATGGAACAAAAACAGATAAGCTTGAGAAGCTTATGATTCGAATAGGCATCTTTGGTGTACTGTACACAGTGCCAGCTCTTATTGTTATAGCATGCTTGTTCTACGAACAGGCTCATTTTGATTCATGGATGATAACTTGGCATCGTGATATGTGCTCCTCTCCAAAATACTCAATTCCTTGTCCATTCACAAAGCAGGAAGCAGACAGACCAAAATTTGAAAtgtttatcataaaatatctAATGACAATGATTGTTGGGATAACATCTAGTTTTTGGATCTGGTCAAGCAAAACAATAGTAACATGGCGCCAATTTTTTGACAAAGTTAAGGGAAGGCGTGTTGAAGCATAT atcTCTGGTCTAGTTAAATTTTGA
- the LOC125056459 gene encoding frizzled-7 isoform X2 has product MGKIWMLFIHSLFQLFIISESSRVPIYQGDILPHHGRCEPITIQYCQQIRYNETIFPNLIDHVKQEDAGSEVYSIFTPLIKNNCSPDLKAFLCSVYAPVCTILDTPIPPCRHLCEIVQLDCNERVKHFGFQWPDHLNCSKFPVKTDESVMCFGNNNVSQASRNSQERRLPKVEYKSSIDRDPAKLHGAKNYGFVCPVQFKIPKNFDLEYSLKVGDKVEHDCGAPCNGMFFSKDEKNFARLWIGVWATLCASSCLFTVLTFLIDTDRFRYPERPIIFLSVCYLMVATAYIIGWGAGDSVSCQGPFSMTVSGTKLPNILVITQGTKHEPCTILFMILYFFSMASSIWWVILTLTWFLAAGLKWGHEAIEANSQYFHLAAWAVPAVKTISILAMGNVDGDVLSGVCYVGLWDAEALRGFVLVPLCAYLVLGTIFLLAGFVSLFRIRTVMKHDGTKTDKLEKLMIRIGIFGVLYTVPALIVIACLFYEQAHFDSWMITWHRDMCSSPKYSIPCPFTKQEADRPKFEMFIIKYLMTMIVGITSSFWIWSSKTIVTWRQFFDKVKGRRVEAYV; this is encoded by the exons ATGGGAAAAATATGGATGTTGTTTATACACTCATTGTTTcagttgtttattatttctgaAAGTTCACGTGTTCCTATTTATCAAGGAGATATATTACCTCACCATGGTCGTTGTGAACCAATTACTATTCAATATTGCCAACAGATAAGATATAATGAGACGATTTTCCCAAACTTAATTGATCACGTTAAACAAGAAGATGCTGGATCTGAAGTTTACAGTATTTTTACTccacttataaaaaataattgttcacCAGATTTAAAAGCTTTCCTATGTTCAGTGTATGCTCCTGTATGCACCATATTGGATACACCAATACCTCCATGTCGTCATTTATGCGAAATAGTTCAACTTGATTGCAATGAACGCGTAAAACATTTTGGATTTCAATGGCCTGACCATTTAAACTGTTCAAAGTTTCCAGTTAAGACTGATGAAAGTGTTATGTGTTttggtaataataatgtttctcAGGCATCTCGTAACTCACAAGAACGAAGGCTTCCAAAAGTTGAATATAAATCTAGCATTGACAGAGACCCAGCTAAATTACATGGAGCTAAAAATTATGGGTTTGTTTGCCctgtacaatttaaaatacctaaaaattttgatttggAATATTCTCTTAAAGTTGGAGATAAAGTTGAGCATGATTGTGGGGCACCCTGTAATGGAATGTTTTTCAGCAAGGACGAAAAGAACTTTGCTAGACTATGGATTGGTGTTTGGGCAACACTATGTGCATCCAGTTGCCTTTTTACAGTACTCACATTTTTAATTGACACTGATAGATTTAGATACCCAGAAAGACCAATAATATTTCTGTCAGTATGTTACTTAATGGTAGCCACTGCATACATTATTGGATGGGGGGCTGGAGACAGTGTCAGTTGTCAAGGTCCATTTTCAATGACTGTGAGTGGAACAAAATTACCAAATATCTTGGTTATAACTCAAGGAACTAAACATGAACCATGCACAATTCTGTTTATGATTCTATATTTCTTTAGTATGGCATCAAGTATTTGGTGGGTTATATTAACACTAACATGGTTCTTGGCAGCTGGTCTTAAATGGGGCCATGAAGCAATTGAAGCTAACTCTCAATATTTTCACTTAGCAGCTTGGGCAGTCCCTGCAGTTAAAACTATATCAATATTGGCCATGGGTAATGTTGATG GGGATGTCTTATCAGGAGTATGCTATGTTGGATTATGGGATGCTGAAGCTCTTAGAGGATTTGTTTTGGTCCCTCTATGTGCTTATTTAGTATTGGGAACCATATTTCTACTTGCAGGATTTGTTTCTTTGTTCAGGATAAGAACTGTCATGAAACATGATGGAACAAAAACAGATAAGCTTGAGAAGCTTATGATTCGAATAGGCATCTTTGGTGTACTGTACACAGTGCCAGCTCTTATTGTTATAGCATGCTTGTTCTACGAACAGGCTCATTTTGATTCATGGATGATAACTTGGCATCGTGATATGTGCTCCTCTCCAAAATACTCAATTCCTTGTCCATTCACAAAGCAGGAAGCAGACAGACCAAAATTTGAAAtgtttatcataaaatatctAATGACAATGATTGTTGGGATAACATCTAGTTTTTGGATCTGGTCAAGCAAAACAATAGTAACATGGCGCCAATTTTTTGACAAAGTTAAGGGAAGGCGTGTTGAAGCATATGTATGA
- the LOC125056445 gene encoding anaphase-promoting complex subunit 5, with the protein MDAGAENLDFIKLVNVKGNVDNITPHKIAVVAFIREYGLLKIEAREMSERTIAPKYRKDFCILALKLIQCPDMEFKELEALLTDGRYNLLSVHLQNFCVRLQNIYINGINALMDCVTSTLKMLMIEQSEVKPSIVNRCSVIGFYLRRIVLHLDKLTFIQLGTLYKSFCQYYQKGRPGLMMRSLSKEKLHNIDSQASTSINDESRPQEIISKLIADKDNNFEECQWSRKQAELFTAQQANLLQINPKMALPPKQLQKMTMQIIHDIPEYPDVHFLSFLNCLRMKEFCGAQESLYNCFDRPVFSIGNGSDKNKNFRFAALNRAAMHVQFGHKPLAMEGVREALAKAQEAGDSACMSHAAAWGALAGGRARRAALLSRMPRAPRAAAAAAQFMALHAALNSVKPCEVFQIISKGDSLNYMHSLTDLTMAALANTAALWGLYGKSEMASINCQLLLNLNTKCKIGMGAAWQWGDTSATAGAGAVGVVAWRGHVAMATALASHFTTPPARALNLRYHATFALRAGKWEEAEQSIRELASFDRWESQLLKAEMYFLKGDPTNSLETLQDILENCKTEDDSQHYIPLRLKAMILESEVEHSFSSVQSINIILLNEALTIARLSHLHYLAACIEMHIANVQLHMGCSKKALLLARKVLPTIMEHGSAYDVARGMLLYTKCRIATVSPAGDARQQVLQSCCESLDIVKENFSKVGAQNRVLQTWYLQARLFHDIGNIAARNQCAWMFRQLESQLPLDTLQMSHIVF; encoded by the exons atggatGCTGGAGCAGAAAatcttgattttattaaacttgttAATGTAAAGGGAAATGTTGATAATATCACTCCTCATAAAATAGCAGTTGTCGCTTTTATTAGAGAATATGGGTTGCTGAAAATTGAAG CCAGAGAAATGTCTGAGCGAACAATAGCTCCTAAATATAGGAaggatttttgtattttggctttaaaactaatacag TGTCCTGATATGGAGTTCAAAGAGTTAGAAGCTCTTCTTACAGATGGAAGGTACAATCTTTTGAGTGTGCACTTACAGAATTTTTGTGTTAGACTGCAAaacatttacattaatggAATAAATGCACTGATGGATTGTGTTACATCCACATTAAAGATGTTGATGATAGAACAATCTGAAGTTAAGCCATCAATTGTTAATAGATGCAGTGTCATAG GCTTTTACCTCAGGAGGATTGTATTGCATTTGGATAAACTGACTTTTATTCAGCTTGGTACATTGTATAAATCATTCTGTCAATATTATCAAAAAGGCAGACCAGGTCTTATGATGAGATCCTTGAGTAAAGAG aagtTGCATAATATTGATTCACAGGCATCAACATCCATAAATGACGAATCAAGACCTCaagaaattatttcaaaattaattgcaGATAAGGATAA caACTTCGAAGAGTGTCAGTGGTCACGAAAACAAGCGGAGCTGTTTACGGCACAACAGGCTAACTTATTGCAAATTAATCCAAAAATGGCGCTACCCCCAAAGCAATTACAAAAGATGACAATGCAAATCATTCACGACATACCTGAGTATCCAGATGtg cattttttaagttttttgaaTTGCTTGCGGATGAAAGAGTTTTGCGGCGCACAAGAGTCGTTGTACAACTGCTTTGATCGGCCTGTCTTTAGTATTGGCAATGGTAGCGATAAAAACAAGAATTTCCGATTTGCTGCGCTTAACAGAGCTGCAATGCACGTTCAGTTTGGTCATAA ACCTCTAGCAATGGAAGGGGTTCGCGAAGCCCTAGCGAAAGCCCAAGAGGCAGGTGACAGTGCGTGTATGTCACATGCGGCAGCTTGGGGAGCTCTAGCGGGCGGGAGAGCTCGTCGAGCTGCGTTATTATCTCGTATGCCTCGCGCCCCTAGGGCTGCTGCAGCAGCCGCTCAGTTCATGGCCTTGCATGCAGCACTCAACTCTGTCAAGCCGTGCGAAGTGTTTCAG ATAATAAGCAAAGGAGATTCCTTAAATTACATGCATTCATTGACAGACCTCACCATGGCAGCATTGGCGAATACGGCCGCCCTTTGGGGTCTTTATGGGAAATCTGAAATGGCCTCTATCAATTGCCAACTCTTgttgaatttaaatacaa aaTGCAAAATCGGCATGGGTGCCGCATGGCAATGGGGCGATACAAGTGCGACGGCAGGTGCGGGGGCAGTGGGCGTCGTAGCGTGGCGGGGACACGTTGCCATGGCAACCGCTCTCGCTTCTCACTTTACTACGCCGCCCGCGCGAGCCCTTAACTTAAGATATCACGCTACATTCGCGCTTAGAGCCG GAAAATGGGAAGAAGCCGAACAAAGTATACGCGAATTAGCATCATTCGATAGATGGGAAAGTCAATTACTTAAAGCAGAGATGTACTTTTTGAAAGGTGATCCCACGAATTCCCTTGAAACGTTACAAGATATTTTGGAAAATTGTAAAACTGAAGATGACAGCCAACATTATATTCCCCTTCGTTTAAAAGCAATGATTCTAGAATCAGAAGTGGAGCATTCATTTAGTAGTGTACAGTcgataaacataatattgttaaacGAAGCGTTGACGATAGCTAGATTATCGCACTTGCATTACCTCGCTGCGTGTATAGAGATGCATATAGCGAACGTACAGTTGCATATGGGATGTTCGAAAAAGGCATTACTATTGGCGAGAAAGGTTCTACCAACGATTATGGAACATGGCAGCGCTTATGATGTGGCAAGAG GAATgctattatatacaaaatgtcGGATAGCAACCGTATCTCCAGCAGGGGATGCAAGACAACAAGTATTGCAATCGTGTTGTGAAAGTTTGGACATAGTTAAGGAAAATTTCTCTAAGGTTGGAGCTCAAAATCGCGTGTTGCAAACGTGGTACTTACAG GCCAGACTTTTTCATGACATTGGAAATATTGCAGCACGAAATCAATGCGCATGGATGTTTAGACAATTAGAATCTCAATTACCTTTAGATACTTTGCAAATGTCgcatattgtattttaa